Proteins encoded together in one Candidatus Nealsonbacteria bacterium window:
- a CDS encoding ComEC family competence protein, producing the protein MTASRIFLYFCLSFIGGIFLSSFFTPPLFILGAGLIFGILLISVPPSLKLRASKRAGFVVLGFCVLFLVFGVWRHERAELKVINDELRKYHDLEQKITLIGTVSAEPDVREKSIKLSVKINEILLEDGPLTTDGRVLVTTQRYPEYQYGDKLKITERLKSPAEDINGFNYRDFLKKDGIYSVMSWPEIELLESDTPPPIWGRGFAKILQFKEKLRESIYQNLSPPQSSILGAIILGDKRGISQEWKEKLNITGVRHITAISGMHVAILAIILMTILIGLGFWRQQSFYFTIILISLFIIMTGLQPSAIRAGIMGGLFLLGQYLGRLSVSSRAVVFAAAIMLAQNPFLLKLDVGFQLSFLAIFGIIYFQSPIKGGLKFLPNPEIFPLRSLLAMTLSAQIFTLPILIYNFGYFSLIAPLTNILIVPLLPWLMIIGFIFTLSGIFWQTLGWIFSLPNWLLLTFIVKIVDWFSQIP; encoded by the coding sequence ATGACCGCTTCAAGAATATTTTTATATTTTTGCCTCTCTTTTATCGGAGGGATTTTTTTAAGTTCTTTTTTTACCCCGCCCCTTTTTATATTAGGGGCGGGGTTGATTTTTGGAATTTTGTTGATTTCGGTCCCGCCCTCTTTGAAGCTAAGGGCTTCAAAGAGGGCGGGATTTGTTGTCCTTGGTTTTTGCGTTTTATTTTTGGTTTTTGGGGTTTGGCGGCACGAGAGGGCGGAATTAAAGGTTATTAATGATGAATTAAGAAAATATCACGATTTAGAACAAAAAATTACTTTAATTGGCACTGTCTCGGCTGAGCCGGATGTTAGAGAAAAAAGTATTAAACTTTCAGTTAAAATAAACGAAATTTTGTTAGAGGACGGGCCTCTAACAACTGATGGGAGGGTTTTGGTAACTACTCAGCGATATCCAGAATATCAATACGGAGACAAATTAAAAATTACTGAAAGATTAAAAAGCCCGGCAGAGGATATAAACGGCTTTAATTACAGAGATTTTTTAAAAAAAGACGGAATTTACTCGGTAATGAGCTGGCCAGAAATTGAGTTATTAGAGAGCGACACCCCGCCCCCAATTTGGGGGCGGGGTTTTGCTAAAATTTTGCAGTTTAAAGAAAAACTGAGAGAATCAATTTATCAAAATTTATCCCCGCCCCAGAGTTCAATTTTGGGAGCAATAATTTTAGGAGATAAAAGAGGAATCTCCCAAGAATGGAAAGAAAAATTAAATATCACCGGGGTGAGGCATATCACGGCAATTTCAGGAATGCATGTGGCAATATTAGCCATTATCTTGATGACTATTTTAATTGGTCTCGGGTTTTGGAGACAACAATCTTTTTATTTTACTATAATTTTAATTTCTCTTTTTATCATAATGACCGGTCTTCAGCCCTCAGCTATTCGGGCCGGAATTATGGGCGGGCTTTTTCTTTTAGGTCAGTATTTGGGAAGATTGTCAGTTTCTTCTCGGGCAGTTGTTTTTGCCGCCGCTATAATGTTAGCCCAAAATCCTTTCCTTTTAAAATTAGATGTTGGCTTTCAACTATCTTTTTTGGCGATTTTTGGAATAATTTATTTTCAGTCCCCAATTAAGGGCGGACTAAAATTTTTACCAAACCCTGAAATTTTTCCATTGAGAAGCCTTTTAGCAATGACTCTTTCGGCTCAAATTTTTACTTTGCCGATTTTAATTTACAATTTTGGTTATTTTTCTTTGATTGCCCCCCTAACCAATATCTTGATTGTCCCTCTGCTTCCCTGGTTGATGATTATCGGTTTTATTTTTACTCTTTCGGGAATTTTCTGGCAGACATTGGGCTGGATTTTTTCTTTGCCCAACTGGTTACTTTTGACTTTCATTGTCAAAATAGTTGACTGGTTTTCTCAAATTCCC
- a CDS encoding anaerobic ribonucleoside-triphosphate reductase activating protein — translation MKISNGVQIGGLQKLTLIDYPGRLAATVFFYGCNFRCPWCFSPELVLPEKIKKQLHPVKPSKDGISPSAKFNGARISEKEFFKFLKERKGLLNGVTICGGEPSINKKLPAFTKKIKKLGYFVKLDTNGSNPKMLKRLIDEKLIDYLAMDIKAPLGLKLKAKSQRLKVLKYEKATGVKVNLEKIKKSIEILKNSNIDFEFRTTVVPGIQTKEDIIEIAKWIGGPKIKYYLQNFRPEKTLDPKFEKIKPYPQEYLLEIQKAIAPFFEICQLRP, via the coding sequence ATGAAAATTTCTAACGGGGTTCAAATCGGTGGGCTTCAAAAATTAACTTTAATTGATTATCCCGGCCGCTTGGCGGCCACTGTTTTTTTTTATGGTTGCAATTTTCGTTGTCCCTGGTGTTTTAGTCCGGAGTTGGTCTTACCAGAGAAAATTAAAAAACAACTTCACCCCGTTAAACCCAGTAAAGATGGAATTTCGCCTTCAGCGAAATTTAACGGGGCGAGGATTTCTGAAAAGGAATTTTTTAAATTTTTGAAAGAGAGAAAAGGATTATTGAATGGGGTTACGATATGTGGCGGAGAGCCAAGTATTAATAAAAAATTACCCGCTTTTACAAAAAAAATCAAAAAATTAGGATATTTCGTTAAACTTGACACGAATGGTTCCAATCCAAAGATGTTAAAAAGATTGATTGATGAGAAATTAATTGATTATCTGGCAATGGATATTAAGGCGCCATTGGGGCTAAAGTTAAAAGCTAAAAGTCAAAGGTTAAAAGTTCTAAAATACGAAAAAGCGACGGGTGTGAAAGTTAATTTAGAGAAAATTAAAAAAAGCATTGAAATTTTAAAAAACTCAAACATTGATTTTGAATTTCGCACGACCGTAGTCCCCGGTATCCAGACAAAAGAAGATATTATAGAAATCGCTAAATGGATAGGCGGACCGAAGATAAAATACTATCTTCAAAATTTTCGGCCGGAAAAAACCCTTGACCCAAAATTTGAAAAAATAAAACCCTATCCCCAAGAATATTTATTAGAAATCCAAAAAGCCATCGCCCCCTTTTTTGAAATCTGCCAGTTGAGACCTTAA